Proteins encoded by one window of Scyliorhinus torazame isolate Kashiwa2021f chromosome 28, sScyTor2.1, whole genome shotgun sequence:
- the LOC140403435 gene encoding dual specificity protein phosphatase 13A, whose product MASNEVTQFSGNPTFPRNSSPNCSTPTVAELEEILRNNRVPLSRIDEVWPNLYIGDLTVALDRFRLWKLGITHVLNAAHKQIASSGCQDFYGTSVDYYGIAAQDLPNFDIAAHFNSASEYIYRALDILGGKVFVHCTFGYSRSVSLVLAYLMTYHHLSLLNALKTVASHRRIFPNRGFLRQLRDFDTKLQEERIV is encoded by the exons ATGGCATCGAACGAAGTAACGCAATTCAGTGGCAATCCCACTTTTCCCAGGAACTCGAGCCCGaactgcagcactcccacagtcgcAGAGCTGGAGGAAATCTTGCGCAACAACAGAGTTCCGCTCAGCCGTATCGATGAAGTATGGCCTAATCTCTACATAGGAGACTT GACAGTGGCCCTTGACAGATTCCGCCTGTGGAAGTTGGGGATCACTCATGTGTTAAATGCTGCACACAAACAGATCGCTTCCAGTGGATGCCAAGATTTCTATGGGACCAGTGTGGATTATTATGGTATAGCAGCTCAGGACTTACCAAACTTTGACATTGCTGCCCATTTCAACTCTGCGAGTGAATATATATATCGAGCCCTGGATATACTGGGAG GGAAGGTCTTTGTCCACTGCACTTTCGGATACAGCAGATCAGTCTCCTTAGTGTTGGCCTACCTGATGACTTACCATCACCTTTCTCTGCTCAATGCACTTAAGACAGTCGCCTCTCACCGTCGTATTTTTCCTAATCGAGGATTTTTAAGGCAGTTACGGGACTTTGACACAAAATTACAAGAGGAAAGGATCGTATGA